In one window of Helianthus annuus cultivar XRQ/B chromosome 17, HanXRQr2.0-SUNRISE, whole genome shotgun sequence DNA:
- the LOC110922745 gene encoding uncharacterized protein LOC110922745 yields MDSLTEDERKALRGSKFAPLPSTAPTASRSQPRLAHPGGPMKTNKAAALAKFLERKLQEPSGLSSINPKLVELAVKNAKETVRASNASNSERKILHVNSFNDSEDMIDDEEETKAKPTKKKKKNKKSKKNKKQKLN; encoded by the exons ATGGATTCACTTACAGAAGATGAACGAAAGGCTCTTCGTGGAAGCAAATTCGCACCTCTTCCGTCAACCGCCCCCACCGCCTCCCGATCTCAACCTAG ATTGGCGCATCCTGGAGGACCGATGAAGACGAATAAAGCTGCTGCTTTAGCGAAGTTTCTAGAACGGAAGTTACAGGAGCCTAGTGGATTATCTTCTATAAATCCGAAGCTTGTTGAATTGGCTGTGAAAAATGCTAAAGAGACTGTTAGAGCAA GTAATGCTTCAAATTCCGAAAGGAAAATTCTGCATGTAAACTCGTTTAACGACTCTGAG GATATGATTGATGACGAGGAAGAAACGAAAGCGAAGCCGaccaagaagaagaaaaagaacaaaaagagtaagaaaaataaaaaacagaagcTGAACTAA
- the LOC110926247 gene encoding ethylene-responsive transcription factor ERF021, whose translation MAAVAYDAASFYCRGDVSRLNFPQMATALPRPASSSAEDIRLAAHQAALLLTPSTPDTNINTGSSSAHYVPTNIELSASQIQAINDSPLDLQETWMEFNNDPRMIIPDDTNFDNTNEWDEVPDVSLWDP comes from the coding sequence ATGGCGGCGGTTGCGTATGACGCTGCGTCATTTTATTGTCGAGGAGACGTTTCGCGCCTTAACTTTCCACAAATGGCGACTGCCCTCCCCCGCCCCGCTAGCTCTAGTGCTGAAGACATACGCCTGGCGGCCCACCAAGCGGCATTACTCCTTACACCCTCCACACCTGATACCAACATTAAcacaggctcgagctcggctcattaCGTCCCCACTAATATCGAGCTTTCGGCTAGCCAAATCCAAGCCATCAATGACTCGCCGCTTGATCTCCAAGAAACATGGATGGAGTTTAACAACGACCCGAGAATGATCATTCCGGACGATACCAACTTCGATAACACTAATGAATGGGATGAGGTGCCTGACGTTTCCCTATGGGATCCGTAG
- the LOC110922300 gene encoding zinc finger CCCH domain-containing protein 34 — MSSPGDQTEPTWQLGLGGGSDSLPQRPDEADCIYYLRTGFCGYGSRCRFNHPVDRGGSVFGGVRSGGGEYPERIGEPVCQYYMRTGMCKFGASCKYHHPRHGVVGSSSTVPLNVSGYPLRPGEKECSYYVKTGQCKFGPTCKYHHPRPTIIMPPPPPQQAPRLPPESLPSALYPSPVASSQPYGVFARPSLPPGPYFPGPYGPLLLPPPAMVPFPNWNPYQAPASPNTIGAGPFYAIAPHLSPPVPSYTGSYLSVPSSSSKNEHSLPQRPGEPECQYYLKTGDCKFGSSCRYHHPPEWTAPSPNFVLSPMGLPLRPGAPVCTHYSQKGACRFGPSCKFDHPMGMLSYSSSASSLAEMPVAPYPVGLSIATLAPSSSSSNLRPDLISTANKDGSSSSKNMPVSDSTGGTSTTRGHST; from the exons ATGTCGTCACCAGGTGACCAAACAG AGCCTACGTGGCAGTTAGGGTTGGGAGGTGGTTCGGATTCATTACCTCAACGGCCAGATGAAGCTGACTGTATTTATTATCTTCGAACCGGGTTTTGTGGGTACGGTTCTCGCTGTCGGTTTAACCATCCGGTTGATCGTGGTGGTTCG GTTTTTGGAGGTGTGAGGTCTGGTGGAGGGGAGTACCCGGAACGTATCGGCGAACCCGTGTGTCAG TATTATATGCGAACCGGGATGTGTAAATTTGGTGCTTCTTGCAAGTATCATCATCCGAGACATGGTGTTGTTGGATCGTCGAGCACGGTGCCACTGAATGTATCGGGATACCCTCTCCGTCCT GGGGAAAAGGAGTGTTCATACTACGTCAAAACCGGGCAGTGTAAGTTCGGGCCCACCTGTAAATATCATCATCCCCGGCCTACGATCATAatgccgccgccgccaccacaaCAGGCACCACGACTGCCACCCGAATCTTTGCCTTCCGCTCTATACCCATCTCCAGTTGCCTCTTCCCAACCATATGGAGTATTTGCAAGACCGTCTCTTCCTCCCGGCCCGTATTTTCCCGGGCCTTACGGTCCGTTGCTACTTCCACCACCAGCAATGGTCCCATTTCCAAATTGGAATCCTTATCAG GCACCAGCCTCTCCTAATACCATTGGAGCGGGCCCGTTTTACGCGATAGCTCCTCACTTGTCTCCCCCTGTTCCTTCCTACACTGGATCGTACCTCTCTGTGCCGTCTTCTTCTAGTAAAAATGAACATTCGCTTCCTCAAAGACCCGGTGAACCCGAATGCCAATATTACTTGAAAACAGGGGATTGTAAATTTGGTTCTTCGTGTAGATACCATCATCCGCCAGAGTGGACTGCACCGAGTCCGAACTTTGTACTAAGCCCAATGGGCCTTCCCCTCCGCCCC GGTGCACCTGTTTGTACACATTATAGTCAAAAAGGGGCGTGTAGGTTCGGGCCATCATGCAAATTCGATCACCCAATGGGCATGTTAAGCTACAGTTCATCTGCATCTTCACTAGCTGAAATGCCAGTTGCACCGTATCCGGTTGGCTTATCTATCGCCACCCTAGCACCGTCATCTTCTTCGTCCAACTTAAGGCCCGACCTTATTTCTACAGCCAACAAAGATGGTTCAAGTTCGTCCAAAAACATGCCGGTTTCTGACTCGACTGGCGGCACTAGCACCACACGTGGTCACTCCACATAG